One genomic window of Candidatus Scalindua japonica includes the following:
- the hisB gene encoding imidazoleglycerol-phosphate dehydratase HisB, giving the protein MEKRTSIIDRKTNETNISLSLNLDGEGKRSVSTGIGFFDHMLDLLAKHALFDLELKATGDTNVDFHHTVEDVGICMGLAVKEALGNKAGIVRFSNVSLPMQESLANIALDISGRSALVFNAKLDSRKIGDFDSELIKEFLEAFTVNAGLNLHVDVPYGENAHHIAEAIFKGLAKALDRATKVDERTNEVPSTKGVL; this is encoded by the coding sequence ATGGAAAAGAGAACCTCAATAATAGACAGAAAGACGAATGAAACGAACATCAGTCTATCTCTCAATCTGGACGGTGAGGGTAAACGTTCAGTATCTACAGGTATTGGCTTCTTTGACCATATGCTGGATCTGCTTGCAAAGCACGCCCTGTTTGATCTGGAACTTAAGGCTACAGGTGATACCAATGTAGACTTTCATCATACGGTTGAAGACGTTGGTATCTGCATGGGGCTGGCGGTAAAAGAAGCTTTAGGCAATAAAGCAGGGATAGTCCGTTTTTCCAATGTCAGTCTACCGATGCAGGAATCACTTGCAAACATAGCTCTGGATATAAGCGGGCGTTCTGCCCTGGTCTTCAACGCTAAGTTAGATTCCCGGAAGATTGGTGATTTTGACTCTGAACTGATCAAGGAGTTTCTGGAGGCATTTACGGTAAACGCAGGTCTGAACCTCCATGTAGATGTTCCATACGGTGAAAACGCACATCATATCGCGGAAGCGATTTTCAAAGGTTTAGCGAAGGCCCTTGACAGGGCTACAAAAGTTGATGAACGGACAAATGAAGTTCCCTCTACAAAGGGTGTTTTATAA
- a CDS encoding aspartate-semialdehyde dehydrogenase yields MGVNVAVVGVTGAVGTEMLRVLERRDFPVDELRPLASSRSAGKSVVFRGREVQVQELTADSFDGMNIGLFSAGGGISREFVPHAIEKNCVVVDNTSAFRMDEDVPLVVPEVNANRISEHKGVIANPNCSTIQLVLVLKPIHDAVKIKRVVVSTYQAVSGAGYNALIELKKETEHVLSGKSEEFNRSIFPHQIAFNVLPQLPQSDAFKENGYTDEEMKMINETKKILEDSSFRITTTTVRVPVYRGHSESVNIETEGPLSADQARGLLSKAEGVVVLDEPSKQLYPLATDAAGKDETFVGRIREDQSVENGLNMWVVSDNLLKGAALNAVQIAEKLI; encoded by the coding sequence ATGGGAGTTAATGTTGCAGTAGTAGGGGTTACTGGCGCAGTGGGAACAGAAATGCTCAGGGTGCTTGAAAGAAGAGACTTTCCTGTTGATGAATTAAGGCCGCTTGCTTCAAGCCGTTCTGCAGGGAAGAGTGTAGTCTTCCGTGGAAGAGAGGTACAGGTACAGGAGTTAACTGCAGATTCTTTTGATGGGATGAATATCGGTCTCTTCAGTGCGGGTGGTGGTATAAGCAGAGAGTTCGTTCCTCATGCTATTGAAAAAAATTGTGTTGTCGTAGACAATACCAGCGCATTCAGAATGGATGAAGATGTCCCACTGGTTGTGCCGGAAGTAAATGCAAACAGGATTTCGGAACATAAAGGCGTAATTGCAAACCCAAACTGTTCAACGATACAGCTCGTTCTGGTCTTAAAACCGATACATGATGCGGTAAAGATCAAGAGGGTGGTGGTTTCAACCTATCAGGCTGTATCCGGAGCAGGTTATAATGCATTGATAGAACTAAAGAAGGAGACCGAACATGTCCTTTCCGGGAAGAGTGAAGAGTTTAATCGCAGCATATTTCCTCATCAGATAGCGTTTAATGTTCTTCCTCAATTACCACAGAGTGATGCTTTTAAGGAAAACGGCTATACAGACGAAGAGATGAAGATGATTAACGAGACGAAAAAAATCCTGGAGGATAGCTCTTTCCGCATAACCACCACCACTGTCAGGGTGCCTGTATACAGGGGACACAGCGAGTCGGTCAACATTGAAACAGAGGGGCCTTTGAGTGCTGATCAGGCCAGGGGGCTATTAAGCAAAGCGGAAGGCGTCGTGGTCCTTGACGAGCCGTCAAAGCAGTTATATCCACTGGCAACTGATGCTGCTGGTAAAGATGAGACCTTTGTTGGAAGAATACGGGAAGACCAATCTGTTGAAAACGGATTAAATATGTGGGTCGTAAGCGATAATCTTCTGAAAGGCGCGGCCCTTAATGCAGTCCAGATTGCTGAAAAGTTGATATAG
- a CDS encoding TonB-dependent receptor plug domain-containing protein, whose amino-acid sequence MDSDGRGSNDDYDKTNLSSRIGYKINEKIDFETTMRYNDSTVNFDDGAFRQDPNRFSQNEDFNMNAVFNQSLTDWWSHKMTFSFADSDSIDTDRANPGTSDPFGTSRFRLDTHIYTGNWQHTLNYKDIDTFVVGFEFENQSADNRTFDETLINRGWYFQNQLKLWDRLFFNAGLRLDDNNTFGKDVNPKLSIAYHLKETDTKFKANYGKGFRGPTLNDLFWPVTGDPTLQPEESESYDFGFEQYLLEDKISFGVTYFNNRFSNLILWAPISPGSFIWRPQQNSGFVWTEGIEAEAVIKPIEGLTIRGTFTKTNTRDGSKKELIRQPRKQGSVNINYSFLDKCNINIDDTIVGNSREGASATGDNGGGITPPNRSTIRTNTGIHKLDATFSYDYSKHLQLYTRAENLLNIQYDETLGFRSPGTRIFFGVKLSM is encoded by the coding sequence ATTGATAGTGACGGGCGCGGATCAAACGATGATTATGACAAAACAAATTTATCCTCAAGGATTGGATATAAGATTAATGAAAAAATAGATTTTGAAACTACCATGAGGTACAACGATTCCACGGTAAATTTTGATGATGGCGCATTCAGACAGGACCCTAACAGGTTTTCACAAAATGAGGATTTTAACATGAATGCTGTTTTCAATCAATCATTGACCGATTGGTGGAGCCACAAGATGACATTCTCATTTGCGGATTCTGACTCAATAGATACTGACAGAGCCAATCCGGGTACATCAGATCCTTTTGGAACATCGAGATTTCGGCTCGATACACATATATATACCGGCAACTGGCAGCATACTTTGAACTACAAAGATATTGATACCTTTGTAGTAGGCTTTGAATTTGAAAATCAATCTGCCGATAACAGGACCTTTGATGAGACGTTAATCAACAGAGGATGGTACTTTCAGAATCAACTGAAACTATGGGACAGGCTCTTCTTTAATGCAGGCTTAAGATTAGATGATAATAATACTTTTGGAAAGGATGTTAATCCTAAACTGTCAATTGCTTATCATCTGAAGGAGACAGATACAAAATTTAAGGCAAATTATGGTAAGGGATTTAGAGGCCCTACGTTAAATGATTTATTCTGGCCGGTTACCGGCGATCCAACACTGCAGCCGGAAGAAAGTGAGAGTTATGATTTTGGCTTTGAACAATACTTATTAGAAGACAAGATCTCTTTTGGTGTAACCTATTTTAACAACCGATTCTCTAATCTTATTCTATGGGCTCCTATCAGCCCTGGAAGTTTCATATGGCGACCACAACAAAATTCTGGTTTTGTATGGACAGAGGGCATAGAAGCGGAGGCCGTAATCAAGCCAATTGAAGGGCTGACAATAAGAGGTACATTTACAAAGACGAATACAAGAGATGGTTCAAAGAAAGAGTTGATAAGGCAGCCGCGCAAGCAAGGCTCTGTTAATATCAATTACAGCTTTCTGGATAAGTGTAACATAAACATTGATGATACAATTGTTGGAAATTCAAGAGAAGGCGCCAGTGCCACTGGCGACAATGGAGGCGGAATAACACCTCCAAACAGATCAACTATAAGGACTAATACAGGGATACACAAACTGGATGCAACATTTTCATATGATTACTCAAAGCACCTGCAGCTTTACACAAGGGCTGAAAACCTGTTAAACATTCAGTACGATGAAACCTTGGGTTTCAGGTCACCGGGAACAAGAATCTTTTTTGGGGTAAAGCTTAGTATGTAA
- a CDS encoding PQQ-binding-like beta-propeller repeat protein has translation MTTNNKTVFRYRNALSSAFFIIGILLYTLTQTAWSDEQEEDVSPQYFGERVARTPWPMHRHDLHHTGRSPYAASETNDIKWEFQAEASISSSPVIGIDGTIYFGSQDKHLYAVNPDGTLKWKFKTGAEVDSTPSIDIDGIIYFGSWDGCLYALYPDGKLKWKHQTKGGILSSPAIGDDGSLYFGCWDGRIHSVDAEGKHRWKYKTADHIWSSPAIGDDDMVYCGSEDYYMFALRPDGKAVWSFGTHYLLESSPSIGDDGTIYFGSEDSYLFALSPDGHLKWQFKTEYDIDSSTALALDGTIYVGSGDGRLYAINPDGTLKWTFETKYSVMSSPAVDANGVIYVGSRDKKFYAINPDGTLKWFIETGGAIESSAAIDKDGTIYIPSTDGKLYAIGNKMEVYP, from the coding sequence GTGACAACGAACAACAAGACTGTTTTCAGGTATAGAAATGCGCTATCTTCAGCGTTTTTCATTATTGGCATTCTTTTATATACATTGACACAAACCGCGTGGTCAGACGAGCAGGAAGAAGATGTTTCTCCACAATATTTCGGTGAGAGAGTTGCTCGTACACCCTGGCCTATGCATCGCCATGACCTGCACCATACGGGGCGAAGTCCTTATGCCGCGTCAGAGACAAACGACATAAAATGGGAGTTTCAGGCTGAGGCGTCTATTTCATCTTCACCTGTAATAGGCATTGATGGTACTATATATTTTGGATCACAGGATAAACATCTCTATGCTGTTAATCCGGATGGCACTCTGAAATGGAAGTTTAAAACAGGCGCTGAAGTGGACTCCACTCCATCAATCGATATTGACGGCATCATCTACTTCGGATCCTGGGACGGATGCCTCTATGCGCTCTATCCCGACGGTAAACTGAAATGGAAACACCAGACAAAGGGAGGCATTCTCTCCTCTCCTGCGATTGGAGATGACGGCTCGCTCTATTTTGGGTGCTGGGACGGCAGAATACACTCAGTGGACGCGGAAGGTAAGCACAGATGGAAATATAAGACTGCAGACCACATATGGTCATCCCCTGCTATCGGAGATGATGATATGGTTTATTGCGGTTCAGAAGATTACTATATGTTTGCTCTCAGGCCTGATGGCAAAGCCGTCTGGTCATTCGGCACTCACTATCTGCTGGAATCATCACCTTCCATTGGAGATGATGGAACAATCTATTTCGGTTCTGAAGACTCGTACCTGTTTGCGCTTAGCCCTGATGGTCATCTGAAATGGCAATTTAAGACTGAATACGATATCGACTCCTCCACGGCTCTCGCACTGGACGGTACAATTTATGTAGGGTCTGGAGACGGCCGGCTCTATGCAATAAATCCTGACGGTACTCTTAAATGGACATTTGAAACAAAATATTCAGTCATGTCTTCACCTGCAGTTGACGCTAATGGAGTTATTTATGTGGGCTCACGCGATAAAAAGTTCTACGCCATAAACCCAGACGGCACCCTGAAGTGGTTTATTGAAACCGGCGGTGCCATTGAATCATCCGCAGCGATCGATAAAGACGGGACTATTTATATTCCTTCAACAGACGGCAAGCTCTATGCTATCGGGAATAAGATGGAAGTTTATCCATAA
- the hisC gene encoding histidinol-phosphate transaminase → MKTKKHSSYFRKNIDNMTGYIPGEQPQDSLYIKLNTNENPYAPSPKVLAALKDEIDERLRLYPDPVSTGAREKVAEIFKTKPERVMVGNGSDDLLTIITRSFVSKDDKVVYPYPTYLLYKVLSDIQNAKECVIDFREDYSLPEEILVNGAAVTFMCNPNSPSGTMIPVAKISEIAGKIDGIIVVDEAYADFAEDNCLRLVDKHPNLIVLRTLSKSYSLAGMRLGFAVAQKELINGMMKVKDSYNVDRLSMASAVAALDDQETFRQNVSRIIKTREYLTNSLKKLGFFVYPSQANFVMIKCEDSYEAKEIYRELKERKILVRHIDQPRLDDCLRITIGTDKEIETLLEQLAEVQLVLLNQNS, encoded by the coding sequence ATGAAAACTAAAAAACACTCAAGTTATTTCAGAAAAAATATTGACAACATGACCGGGTATATTCCCGGTGAACAGCCTCAGGACAGCCTGTACATCAAACTCAATACCAATGAAAACCCGTATGCCCCTTCTCCTAAAGTCCTTGCCGCTTTGAAAGATGAAATAGATGAAAGATTGCGGTTGTATCCTGACCCAGTCTCTACGGGCGCCAGGGAAAAAGTAGCAGAGATTTTTAAGACGAAACCGGAAAGGGTCATGGTTGGCAACGGATCTGATGATCTCTTAACCATAATAACCCGGAGCTTTGTCAGCAAAGATGATAAGGTTGTCTATCCGTATCCGACGTATCTTTTGTATAAGGTGCTGTCAGATATTCAGAACGCGAAAGAGTGCGTAATTGATTTCCGTGAAGATTATTCTCTGCCGGAAGAGATTCTGGTAAACGGTGCCGCCGTTACATTTATGTGTAACCCCAATTCTCCTTCAGGAACAATGATACCGGTTGCAAAGATTTCAGAAATTGCGGGGAAGATAGACGGTATAATTGTGGTTGATGAGGCGTACGCGGATTTTGCCGAAGATAATTGCCTGCGGCTGGTAGATAAACACCCAAATCTCATTGTCCTGCGCACACTTTCAAAATCATATTCACTGGCCGGAATGCGCCTGGGTTTTGCGGTAGCGCAGAAAGAGCTGATCAATGGAATGATGAAGGTTAAAGATTCGTATAATGTAGACAGGCTCAGTATGGCATCTGCCGTTGCCGCGTTGGATGATCAGGAAACATTTAGACAAAACGTTTCCCGGATAATTAAAACACGAGAATACCTGACAAATTCACTGAAAAAACTTGGATTTTTTGTATACCCATCTCAAGCAAACTTTGTTATGATCAAATGCGAAGATTCCTATGAGGCTAAAGAAATCTATCGGGAGCTGAAAGAGAGAAAGATACTTGTCAGACACATAGATCAACCAAGGCTGGACGACTGCTTGAGGATTACGATAGGGACCGACAAGGAAATAGAAACTTTACTGGAACAACTGGCGGAAGTACAGCTGGTTTTACTGAATCAAAATAGCTGA
- the budA gene encoding acetolactate decarboxylase yields MLPVILAALMCGCSYAQNNDEVFYQTSTINALLDEVYDGNITVKELKGYGDLGLGTYNNLDGEMIGLDGLFYQVKADGIAYAVDDSIKTPFAVVTFFESDKTIVLEKSVNYKQLEQYLDNVLPTRNIFYAFKIEGTFKYIKTRSVPWQDKPYPPLVEIVKDQPIFEFHDVNGTIVGSWFPGYMKGINVPGYHFHFITEDKKGGGHLLECQTGGVKIGIDYTSNSYLALPEDDEFYKAELSKENQDELKKVEK; encoded by the coding sequence TTGTTACCTGTAATCCTGGCAGCGCTAATGTGCGGATGTTCATATGCACAAAATAACGATGAAGTGTTTTATCAGACTTCAACAATAAACGCTTTGCTCGATGAAGTCTATGACGGAAATATAACAGTTAAAGAGCTTAAGGGATATGGTGATCTTGGCCTGGGAACATATAACAACCTTGATGGTGAAATGATAGGGCTGGATGGTCTGTTTTATCAAGTAAAGGCGGACGGAATAGCTTATGCGGTTGACGATTCAATTAAAACTCCATTTGCCGTGGTAACTTTCTTTGAATCGGATAAAACAATTGTTTTAGAAAAGAGCGTAAACTATAAACAGTTAGAACAATATCTGGATAATGTGCTTCCGACAAGAAATATCTTCTACGCGTTCAAGATTGAAGGGACGTTTAAGTATATCAAGACAAGGAGTGTGCCCTGGCAGGACAAACCGTATCCACCGCTTGTTGAAATTGTAAAGGACCAGCCGATATTTGAGTTTCATGATGTCAACGGCACAATAGTGGGTTCCTGGTTTCCGGGTTATATGAAAGGAATCAATGTTCCCGGTTACCATTTTCACTTCATCACTGAAGATAAAAAAGGGGGTGGGCATTTGCTTGAGTGTCAGACAGGAGGTGTTAAGATCGGAATTGACTACACTTCCAATTCGTACCTGGCATTGCCGGAAGATGATGAGTTTTATAAAGCAGAATTGTCTAAAGAAAACCAGGATGAGTTAAAAAAGGTGGAAAAATAA
- a CDS encoding FecCD family ABC transporter permease codes for MKNRKILLFAVPFCWILIFLLCWKYGTVIITWEQLKNTVFGAAASDQTNIILLQVRLPRLLLAALTGATLSLTGAVFQALLRNPLADPYILGISGGSALGAVVAMGFGLHLMIIGFQIVPIFGVCGAFLTILFVYNFSRIGNYLPTQTMLLAGISLQAMLSALILFLQTLLEPLELMQVFTWLMGNIPTPEYGNLLWISLYVLLAIGVILPQARHLNALSLGERDAQIVGIDVERLKKVLFFSCSLLTGSIVALTGLIGFVGIIVPHLLRLLIGPDHRRLLPACVIVGSIFMVVADTLARVVLAPTEIPVGVITALIGGPFFLFLLWKNKRKGMR; via the coding sequence ATGAAAAACCGTAAAATTTTGTTGTTCGCAGTTCCGTTTTGCTGGATCCTCATTTTCTTACTATGTTGGAAATACGGTACTGTGATTATTACCTGGGAGCAGCTGAAAAATACCGTCTTTGGGGCGGCGGCTTCTGATCAAACTAATATTATTTTATTGCAGGTACGATTGCCAAGGCTGCTTCTGGCCGCGCTTACAGGCGCTACTCTCTCTTTAACAGGGGCTGTGTTTCAGGCATTACTGCGAAACCCGCTTGCCGATCCCTATATTCTCGGGATTTCCGGAGGTTCGGCGCTGGGCGCGGTTGTGGCCATGGGCTTTGGTTTGCATTTAATGATTATCGGTTTTCAAATTGTTCCGATATTTGGTGTATGCGGTGCGTTTTTAACCATATTATTTGTATATAATTTCTCCAGAATCGGCAACTATTTACCGACACAGACGATGTTGCTGGCCGGTATTTCATTACAGGCGATGCTTTCCGCATTGATTCTGTTTCTGCAAACCCTGTTGGAACCTTTAGAGTTGATGCAGGTTTTTACCTGGTTAATGGGAAATATACCAACTCCGGAATACGGAAATTTATTATGGATATCTCTCTATGTACTTCTGGCTATCGGAGTGATTCTGCCGCAGGCACGGCATCTGAACGCTCTTTCTCTGGGAGAGCGGGATGCCCAGATTGTTGGTATAGATGTGGAACGATTAAAAAAGGTCCTTTTTTTCTCCTGCTCTCTTTTAACTGGAAGTATAGTTGCTCTAACCGGGCTAATCGGATTTGTCGGGATTATTGTTCCACATTTATTACGATTGTTAATTGGTCCTGACCACAGGCGTTTATTGCCGGCTTGTGTTATTGTCGGCAGCATTTTTATGGTTGTTGCCGATACCCTGGCCCGTGTCGTGCTTGCACCAACTGAAATCCCTGTTGGCGTTATTACCGCTCTTATCGGTGGACCATTCTTTCTGTTTTTATTATGGAAAAATAAGCGTAAGGGAATGCGATGA
- a CDS encoding ABC transporter substrate-binding protein, translated as MKVGKTKALVDDTGFSLHFNNPPRRIISVSPSVTEILGVINADSLLVGVSLYSYYPSSVKGLPKVGSYVKPNIEQIISLNPDLVVMSYDGAPRSDVNKLRKLKLKVAVLRSEKFSDIIKNINWLGKVLERQKKATEVAGYLESRYAQIRSLDWETPKPAAFYSIALDPIISVGAKSFINDLIRDAGGMNITGDIDQAYPKLTIESVIARSPDILVFSTGMGNALSMEGQLPFWQRWKNIPAVRDQRFVQVDHDIINRPGPRVIKALALLAQQFHPEKAMAIQRIMKNEKP; from the coding sequence GTGAAGGTTGGAAAAACAAAAGCCCTTGTTGACGATACTGGTTTTTCACTGCATTTTAATAATCCTCCCAGGCGAATTATTTCTGTATCACCGAGCGTGACGGAAATACTAGGGGTCATTAATGCGGATTCTCTGTTAGTGGGAGTTTCACTATATTCTTATTATCCATCTTCTGTCAAAGGTCTTCCTAAAGTAGGCAGTTACGTTAAACCAAATATTGAACAGATCATCTCATTAAATCCTGACCTGGTTGTAATGTCCTATGACGGAGCGCCGAGGAGTGATGTGAATAAATTACGGAAGCTGAAGCTGAAAGTTGCTGTTTTACGAAGTGAGAAGTTCTCTGACATTATAAAAAATATTAACTGGCTCGGCAAAGTTTTAGAGCGTCAAAAAAAAGCAACAGAAGTGGCTGGATATTTAGAGAGTCGTTATGCGCAAATCCGGTCCCTTGACTGGGAGACGCCAAAGCCTGCCGCTTTTTATTCAATCGCCCTTGATCCCATAATATCAGTTGGGGCTAAAAGTTTTATTAATGATTTAATTCGTGATGCGGGAGGCATGAACATTACCGGGGACATTGATCAGGCATATCCTAAATTAACCATTGAAAGTGTAATTGCCCGATCTCCAGACATACTGGTATTCTCAACCGGTATGGGAAATGCGCTTAGCATGGAAGGTCAGCTGCCTTTCTGGCAGCGTTGGAAAAACATTCCTGCTGTACGAGATCAGAGATTCGTGCAAGTTGATCATGACATTATCAATCGTCCCGGTCCCAGAGTTATCAAGGCGCTGGCTTTATTAGCCCAACAATTTCATCCTGAAAAGGCAATGGCGATTCAGCGGATTATGAAAAATGAAAAACCGTAA
- a CDS encoding ferredoxin, which produces MKAIVDADECTGCELCVQTCPDVFEMEDDIAVVKGDSVPGASEEDCRQAAEECPVECISIED; this is translated from the coding sequence ATGAAGGCTATAGTAGATGCAGATGAGTGTACTGGTTGTGAACTTTGTGTACAGACATGTCCGGATGTTTTTGAGATGGAAGATGATATCGCAGTCGTTAAGGGTGATTCCGTTCCTGGTGCTTCAGAGGAAGATTGTAGACAGGCAGCAGAAGAGTGTCCTGTTGAATGCATATCCATTGAAGATTAA
- the hisD gene encoding histidinol dehydrogenase has protein sequence MKILKSQECDITREIEKLKQGMSIFADTVTKGMEAKTKEVFGEPLSPAESVKRVINDVKEKGDEALEYYSEKFEGVSLSAENIKIKTSEIEEAYNKVSPELISAIKNAKENIREFQEHIRIREPGSFHSKGAKIEVKYSAIENVGIYVPGGAASYPSSVLMNAIPAKVAGVDKIVVVTPPGRDGAISPERLVACGEADVDEVYMIGGVHAIAALTFGTKTVPGVDKIVGPGNQFVTLAKREAYGHVGIDMLAGPSEVLIVADESANHAYVASDLLSQAEHAPGISILVTSSEEVANGVLQEVSRQTGTSARSSLIEESLDKFGFIVITENMNEAIDISNTLAPEHLLVIVKNEDEVLSKLKHAGAIFAGPYTPVAVGDYYAGPSHVLPTSSTARFCSGLSVNDFLKRTSIMSYSEEVLKSASNDIITIAESEGLHAHANSVRIRVNK, from the coding sequence ATGAAAATATTAAAATCGCAGGAATGTGACATTACACGGGAAATTGAAAAGCTTAAGCAGGGAATGAGTATATTTGCAGATACTGTCACCAAAGGAATGGAAGCAAAGACAAAAGAGGTCTTTGGTGAACCGTTATCTCCGGCTGAAAGTGTCAAGCGTGTAATTAACGACGTAAAAGAGAAGGGTGATGAAGCCCTGGAATATTATTCAGAAAAGTTTGAAGGTGTAAGCCTGTCAGCAGAAAATATTAAAATTAAGACTTCCGAAATTGAGGAAGCATACAATAAAGTATCTCCCGAATTAATAAGCGCTATAAAAAATGCAAAGGAGAATATCCGGGAATTCCAGGAACATATCCGCATTCGTGAACCTGGATCATTTCATTCAAAGGGAGCAAAGATAGAAGTTAAATACAGTGCTATCGAAAACGTTGGAATTTACGTCCCCGGAGGCGCAGCATCATATCCCTCTTCAGTATTAATGAACGCCATACCTGCAAAAGTTGCAGGAGTAGACAAAATTGTGGTTGTAACACCACCCGGCAGAGACGGGGCCATTTCTCCGGAAAGACTGGTTGCATGCGGAGAAGCAGATGTGGATGAAGTTTACATGATTGGGGGCGTACACGCAATAGCAGCGCTTACATTTGGCACCAAAACAGTCCCTGGAGTTGACAAGATTGTCGGGCCCGGTAATCAATTTGTAACACTTGCCAAGAGAGAAGCTTACGGACATGTGGGCATTGACATGCTGGCAGGACCAAGTGAGGTGCTTATAGTAGCTGATGAATCTGCGAATCATGCATATGTTGCGTCTGATCTGCTATCGCAGGCAGAACATGCTCCAGGTATTTCAATACTGGTTACCAGCTCTGAGGAGGTTGCAAACGGGGTATTACAGGAGGTATCCCGACAAACCGGGACCTCTGCCCGCAGTTCTCTTATAGAAGAGTCCCTGGATAAATTCGGTTTCATAGTTATTACAGAAAACATGAATGAAGCCATAGATATCTCAAATACTCTGGCTCCCGAACACTTACTGGTAATTGTAAAAAATGAAGACGAGGTTTTATCGAAGCTGAAACACGCAGGCGCTATTTTTGCCGGGCCGTATACGCCGGTAGCGGTTGGCGACTACTATGCCGGACCGTCACATGTATTACCAACAAGCAGTACGGCAAGGTTTTGCTCCGGCCTGTCAGTAAATGATTTCCTCAAAAGGACCAGTATAATGTCATATTCAGAAGAGGTACTTAAATCAGCATCCAATGACATAATTACTATCGCGGAATCAGAAGGTTTGCATGCCCACGCGAACTCTGTTCGGATAAGGGTGAATAAGTAA
- a CDS encoding TonB-dependent receptor produces the protein MRCYLFILLFASILLFPVISYSQDNVNLEEKEVNGSENRDESGISGLEEDIEEIIVTATRTETRVSQLPDSVTVISKEQINQQKATTIFEALRSVPGLNLRKSGGIGRLTSVTIRGSNTNQVLVMIDGVQVNSPTLGSFDFANLTTDNVERIEVVRGPQSTLYGSDAMGGLVNIVTKKVKVSLSTVFVRSLEHQRGRIMSQSVQVAV, from the coding sequence ATGAGGTGCTATTTATTTATTCTATTGTTTGCATCGATATTATTATTCCCTGTCATCAGTTATTCTCAGGATAATGTCAATCTTGAAGAAAAAGAAGTAAATGGGTCTGAAAATAGAGATGAGTCCGGAATATCCGGACTTGAAGAAGATATTGAAGAGATTATCGTAACCGCAACAAGGACAGAGACACGGGTTAGTCAACTGCCCGATTCAGTTACCGTCATTTCAAAAGAGCAGATTAATCAACAGAAGGCAACAACTATTTTCGAGGCACTTCGTAGTGTACCCGGTCTGAATTTACGCAAGTCAGGCGGTATTGGCAGACTGACAAGTGTAACAATTAGAGGATCCAATACAAACCAGGTCCTGGTTATGATTGATGGCGTACAGGTAAACAGTCCAACCCTGGGGTCTTTCGACTTTGCAAATCTTACAACTGACAATGTAGAGAGGATAGAGGTAGTAAGGGGACCTCAAAGTACACTGTACGGCTCTGATGCTATGGGAGGTTTGGTAAATATAGTTACAAAAAAGGTAAAGGTAAGCCTAAGTACAGTATTCGTTCGGAGTTTGGAACACCAGAGAGGACGTATAATGAGTCAATCAGTACAAGTGGCAGTTTAG